Proteins from one Amycolatopsis benzoatilytica AK 16/65 genomic window:
- a CDS encoding SDR family NAD(P)-dependent oxidoreductase yields MDLQLRGKNVLVTGAGQGLGRAIGLAFAAEGANVAFHYNSSSDGAEQGAKEAAALGVKAIAVGANLQDGESVMRAVAEVADQMGSIDVLVNNAAATQSKPFLETTEEDWAPQIGVTVAGTLRVTQAVARQMAENGGGSIVSLMGDSGRVGESRLLVTATTRSTTVGLTKSLAKELARHKIRANAVSIALVQTQSLDAHTGNADEAKMKKILSAYPLRRLGTPADITPTILLLASPLSSWTTGQIVSVNGGYTMP; encoded by the coding sequence ATGGATCTTCAGCTCCGCGGCAAGAACGTCCTCGTAACCGGTGCCGGGCAGGGCCTGGGCCGTGCGATCGGGCTCGCGTTCGCAGCGGAAGGCGCCAATGTCGCCTTCCACTACAACTCCTCCTCCGACGGCGCGGAACAAGGCGCGAAGGAGGCGGCTGCTCTGGGCGTCAAGGCGATCGCCGTGGGCGCGAACCTGCAGGACGGCGAATCCGTGATGCGCGCGGTGGCCGAGGTCGCCGACCAGATGGGGTCGATCGACGTGCTGGTCAACAACGCGGCCGCGACCCAGAGCAAGCCGTTCCTCGAGACGACCGAAGAGGACTGGGCGCCGCAGATCGGGGTGACGGTGGCGGGCACGCTGCGCGTCACCCAGGCGGTGGCTCGGCAGATGGCGGAGAACGGCGGCGGGTCGATCGTCAGCCTGATGGGCGACTCCGGCCGCGTGGGCGAATCGCGGCTGCTCGTCACGGCGACCACCCGCTCGACAACCGTCGGGTTGACCAAATCGCTGGCCAAAGAACTGGCGCGGCACAAGATCCGTGCGAACGCCGTCTCGATCGCGCTCGTGCAGACCCAGAGCCTCGACGCCCACACCGGCAACGCGGACGAGGCCAAGATGAAGAAGATCCTCTCCGCGTACCCGCTGCGCCGCCTGGGCACGCCCGCCGACATCACCCCGACCATCCTGCTGTTGGCCTCGCCGCTGTCGTCCTGGACCACCGGGCAGATCGTGTCGGTCAACGGCGGGTACACGATGCCATGA
- a CDS encoding MBL fold metallo-hydrolase, whose product MKVGALSVEPVYDGYGQEPAREVLTYPGRSDAWSCHEHLLDESGRLRLELGGFLVRTGERVILVDAGVGTIDNDKYHGGRFLESLRALGVDPWDVTDVVFTHLHFDHVGWATKKGEVVFPDATYRVHRADWAHFVESPDADPGAVRKLSPLTERLETFEHDTTLAPGFDVRHLPGHTPGTAVYVVSSEGERAMLLGDVAHSPVELTDPAWEAVFDLDPVAARKVRADLVAVVTDQPDFVAAAHFPPGRLITVDGERRFTPLEKE is encoded by the coding sequence ATGAAGGTCGGGGCGCTGAGCGTCGAACCCGTCTACGACGGTTACGGCCAGGAGCCTGCCCGCGAGGTGCTGACCTACCCGGGGCGGTCGGACGCGTGGTCCTGTCACGAGCATCTCCTCGACGAGTCCGGCCGCCTGCGGCTCGAGCTCGGCGGCTTCCTGGTGCGGACCGGGGAACGGGTCATCCTGGTGGATGCGGGTGTCGGGACGATCGACAACGACAAGTACCACGGCGGGCGGTTTCTGGAGAGCCTGCGTGCGCTCGGGGTGGATCCCTGGGACGTCACCGACGTCGTCTTCACCCACCTGCACTTCGACCACGTGGGGTGGGCCACGAAGAAGGGCGAGGTCGTGTTCCCGGACGCGACCTACCGCGTCCACCGCGCCGACTGGGCGCACTTCGTCGAGAGTCCCGACGCCGATCCAGGCGCGGTGCGCAAGCTTTCCCCGCTCACCGAGCGGCTGGAGACGTTCGAGCACGACACCACCCTCGCTCCGGGGTTCGACGTCCGCCACCTGCCCGGCCACACCCCGGGGACTGCGGTCTACGTGGTGTCGAGCGAAGGGGAACGGGCGATGCTGCTCGGCGATGTCGCGCACTCCCCGGTCGAACTCACGGATCCCGCATGGGAAGCCGTCTTCGACCTTGACCCGGTGGCCGCGCGGAAGGTGCGCGCGGACCTCGTCGCGGTCGTCACGGACCAGCCCGATTTCGTCGCCGCCGCGCACTTCCCGCCCGGCCGCCTGATCACCGTGGACGGCGAGCGCCGGTTCACCCCACTCGAGAAGGAATGA
- a CDS encoding zinc-binding dehydrogenase: protein MTDGYQVEVNALVLRSPDKPMEVERIRLKDVGAGDIRVRIDATGVCHSDLSLARGVLAQQLPAVLGHEACGTVVETGSAVTDLREGDRVILLWITPCGHCVSCARNEPHLCVNGSARGAEPYALDSSGEPVYPGLTVGSFADQTVVPSAAAVKVPDDISTEDAALLGCAITTGVGAVTKTAAVTPGSSVLVVGLGGVGLAAVQGARLAGAANVIAVDRNQDKASLAIALGAHHFVPADDNTKKAVRGLTDKQGVDFAFDCVGSSRTIRDAWGMTRRGGTACVVGIGGKDDQVSFSALELFHFARTLVGCVAGSLDANRDLPRYFDHIRDGRLDLAAMVTGHGKLSDVEAALAEMAAGRGIRTLVVPDGAR from the coding sequence GTGACGGACGGATACCAGGTCGAAGTGAACGCGCTCGTGCTGCGGTCGCCGGACAAGCCGATGGAGGTCGAACGCATCCGGCTGAAGGACGTTGGGGCGGGTGACATCCGGGTACGCATCGACGCCACTGGCGTTTGCCACTCCGACCTGTCGCTTGCCCGCGGCGTGCTCGCCCAGCAGTTGCCTGCGGTGCTCGGGCACGAAGCCTGCGGCACCGTAGTGGAGACCGGTTCCGCCGTCACAGACCTGCGGGAAGGCGACCGCGTCATCCTGCTGTGGATCACGCCGTGCGGGCACTGCGTCAGCTGCGCGCGCAACGAACCGCACTTGTGCGTCAACGGGTCCGCGCGGGGTGCCGAGCCCTACGCGCTGGACTCGTCGGGTGAGCCGGTCTACCCCGGACTGACGGTCGGCTCGTTCGCCGACCAGACCGTCGTCCCGTCCGCGGCTGCGGTCAAGGTGCCCGACGACATCAGCACTGAAGACGCCGCTTTGCTGGGCTGCGCCATCACGACTGGCGTGGGCGCGGTCACGAAGACCGCCGCCGTCACTCCCGGCTCGTCGGTGCTCGTCGTCGGCCTCGGCGGCGTCGGACTGGCCGCGGTGCAGGGCGCCCGACTCGCCGGCGCCGCGAATGTCATCGCGGTGGATCGCAATCAGGACAAGGCGAGTTTGGCGATCGCGCTCGGCGCGCACCACTTCGTGCCAGCCGACGACAACACCAAGAAGGCCGTCCGCGGGCTCACCGACAAGCAAGGCGTCGACTTCGCTTTCGACTGCGTGGGTTCCTCGCGGACGATCCGCGACGCGTGGGGAATGACCCGGCGTGGCGGGACCGCATGCGTGGTCGGCATCGGCGGAAAGGACGACCAGGTCAGCTTCAGTGCCTTGGAACTGTTCCACTTCGCCCGAACCCTCGTGGGCTGTGTCGCCGGCTCGCTGGACGCGAACCGAGACCTGCCGCGCTATTTCGACCACATCCGGGACGGCCGGCTCGACTTGGCGGCGATGGTGACCGGGCACGGCAAACTGTCCGATGTGGAGGCTGCGCTGGCGGAAATGGCCGCCGGACGCGGCATCCGCACGTTGGTCGTGCCGGACGGTGCCCGATGA
- a CDS encoding aldehyde dehydrogenase family protein, with protein MTDELIREPALYIGGDWVAGHGDDSEVENPATEEITGVVTQGTEFDVDQAVSAARAAFPKWAATPVEDRVAALRRLKDVLADRADAFAGLVNREQGSPLPLARKLHVDVPLAVIARTADALAEFPFRAQRDNSVILREPVGVVAAVTPWNLPLHQVIVKVVPAIAAGCTVVLKPAALTPLTAFELARAFEAAKFPPGVLNLVTGGGRVVGDLLSRHPGVDHVSFTGSTPVGRQVAAAAAATVKGVTLELGGKSASVVLSDVSDELLAKAVKVTVANCFLNGGQTCTALSRLIVPASRLAQVEQLAAAAAAKYVPGDRLGPLISAGQRKEVESFLDPQGGKLVTGSLPVPDNGHFVAPAVFSEVDPASRLAREEIFGPVLSILPADSDDHAIELANDSIYGLGGALWIDDVDQALDWAARIRTGQIDVNAAPFNPRAPFGGYKQSGVGREIGDFGIEDVLEIKAVQL; from the coding sequence GTGACGGACGAGCTGATCCGCGAACCCGCGCTCTACATCGGCGGCGACTGGGTCGCCGGCCACGGCGACGACAGCGAAGTCGAGAACCCGGCCACCGAGGAAATCACCGGTGTGGTGACCCAGGGGACCGAGTTCGACGTCGACCAGGCGGTGAGCGCCGCCCGCGCGGCCTTCCCGAAGTGGGCGGCCACGCCGGTCGAAGACCGGGTGGCGGCGCTGCGCCGCCTGAAGGACGTCCTCGCGGACCGGGCCGACGCCTTCGCCGGCCTCGTCAACCGCGAACAAGGCTCACCGCTGCCGCTGGCACGGAAGCTGCACGTGGACGTGCCGCTCGCCGTCATCGCCCGCACGGCGGACGCCCTCGCGGAATTCCCCTTCCGCGCCCAGCGCGACAACTCGGTGATCCTGCGCGAGCCGGTCGGCGTCGTCGCGGCGGTGACGCCGTGGAATCTCCCGCTGCACCAGGTGATCGTGAAGGTCGTTCCGGCGATCGCGGCCGGCTGCACAGTGGTGCTCAAGCCCGCCGCCCTCACCCCGCTGACCGCGTTCGAGCTGGCACGCGCTTTCGAGGCCGCCAAGTTCCCGCCCGGGGTGCTGAACCTGGTCACCGGAGGCGGTCGGGTGGTGGGTGACCTGCTGTCTCGCCACCCGGGCGTCGACCACGTCTCCTTCACCGGCTCCACGCCGGTGGGGCGGCAGGTCGCCGCGGCCGCGGCCGCGACCGTCAAGGGCGTAACCCTGGAACTCGGCGGCAAGTCCGCGAGCGTGGTGCTCTCGGACGTGTCCGACGAGCTGCTGGCGAAGGCGGTCAAGGTGACCGTGGCCAACTGCTTCCTCAACGGCGGCCAGACCTGCACGGCGTTGTCCCGCCTCATCGTCCCGGCGTCCCGCTTGGCGCAGGTGGAGCAGCTCGCCGCCGCGGCGGCGGCCAAGTACGTGCCCGGCGACCGGCTCGGCCCGCTGATCTCGGCGGGGCAGCGCAAGGAGGTCGAGAGCTTCCTCGACCCGCAGGGCGGCAAGCTTGTCACGGGGAGCCTTCCGGTTCCGGACAACGGACACTTCGTCGCCCCAGCCGTCTTCAGCGAGGTCGACCCCGCCTCACGGCTCGCCAGGGAAGAGATCTTCGGCCCGGTCCTGTCGATCCTGCCGGCCGACTCCGACGACCACGCGATCGAGCTGGCCAACGACTCGATCTACGGCCTCGGCGGCGCGCTGTGGATCGACGACGTCGACCAGGCACTGGACTGGGCGGCCCGGATCCGCACCGGCCAGATCGACGTCAACGCGGCGCCGTTCAACCCGCGCGCCCCCTTCGGCGGTTACAAGCAGTCCGGCGTCGGCCGGGAGATCGGCGACTTCGGCATCGAAGACGTCCTCGAGATCAAGGCGGTGCAGCTGTGA
- a CDS encoding SRPBCC family protein, with product MELSNTFTVNLPVDDAWRVLTDLERVAPCLPGASLQGVEDGVYRGGVKIKVGPVSAQYRGTARFAEKDDKAHRAVVRAEGKDAGGQGNAAATVTMSLAEQGSGTKVDVRTELDLSGRVAQFGRGVISDVTNKLIGQFVRRLEAEFAPGSASTEAPGAARAAAPADEVEALDVFSSMGGLIAKRALPVVGGLIALLAGILVLRNRGRSGAPSVAPPVVINLSFPVATGRTYPEEAVL from the coding sequence GTGGAGCTCTCCAACACCTTCACGGTCAATCTGCCGGTCGATGACGCCTGGCGGGTGCTGACCGATCTGGAACGCGTCGCACCGTGCCTGCCGGGCGCCTCGCTGCAGGGCGTGGAGGACGGCGTGTACCGCGGCGGGGTCAAGATCAAGGTCGGCCCCGTGTCGGCGCAGTACCGGGGAACCGCCCGGTTCGCCGAGAAGGACGACAAAGCGCACCGAGCGGTGGTCCGTGCCGAAGGCAAGGACGCGGGCGGGCAAGGCAACGCCGCGGCGACGGTGACCATGAGCCTGGCCGAACAGGGGTCGGGAACCAAGGTCGACGTCCGCACCGAGCTCGACTTGTCCGGGCGGGTCGCCCAGTTCGGCCGGGGAGTCATCTCGGACGTCACGAACAAGCTGATCGGCCAGTTCGTGCGACGGCTGGAAGCCGAGTTCGCCCCGGGCTCCGCGTCGACCGAGGCGCCTGGCGCGGCCCGCGCCGCCGCTCCCGCCGACGAGGTCGAAGCGCTCGACGTCTTCTCGAGCATGGGCGGCCTGATCGCCAAGCGCGCGCTGCCCGTCGTCGGCGGACTGATCGCGCTCCTGGCCGGGATCCTGGTGTTGCGCAACCGCGGCCGTTCCGGTGCCCCGTCGGTCGCCCCGCCCGTAGTGATCAACCTGTCGTTTCCGGTCGCAACCGGCCGGACCTACCCCGAGGAGGCGGTCCTGTGA
- a CDS encoding class I adenylate-forming enzyme family protein, which yields MLRVELIRPVPQLLVEQAARWGDKIVFSDDRRSVSYQDLADRTRRVAGHLVSAGIARGDRVLIYLDNSADIAEAYLMTTRASLVGVCVNADAAPAEIEHMLVDSGASVIITDRAHLAHARELGRLRGAMVLVVRPGRVEDARSYEELATTEPAGPPRDDLGLDDAAWMLYTSGTTGRPKGVVLTQRGCLWVVAACWAPIAGMSEQDRVLCPLPLFHSYALVLCVLGVFATGATERILPRFSPGRVLDLLATEDFTILPGVPTMFQYLVHSARERTVDAEGLRLCLSAGAILPAALNAEFEQVFGVKLLEGYGITETSTMVTMNTPDGGRVLGSCGLPMPGIGVRLVDPVSGRDVGVGEEGELWVSGPNVMRGYHNLDEATAEVLQDGWYRTGDLGRRDANGFLTISGRTKELIIRGGENIYPAEVEAVLLKADEVRDAAVVAREHPDLGEVPVAFVVPEEPGKLDVDALLGRCARELSKFKVPADVFEIESIPRTGSGKIMRFLLRKQLPTPAG from the coding sequence ATGCTCAGAGTCGAGCTGATCCGTCCCGTGCCGCAGCTGCTCGTCGAGCAGGCTGCGCGGTGGGGCGACAAGATCGTTTTCAGCGACGACCGTCGTTCAGTCAGCTACCAGGACCTCGCCGACCGCACCCGCCGGGTGGCCGGTCACCTGGTCAGCGCGGGCATTGCCCGGGGTGATCGCGTGCTGATCTACCTGGACAACAGTGCGGACATCGCCGAGGCCTACCTCATGACGACCCGGGCTTCGCTGGTCGGCGTCTGTGTGAACGCCGATGCCGCTCCCGCGGAGATCGAGCACATGCTCGTCGACTCCGGCGCCTCGGTCATCATCACCGACCGGGCCCACCTCGCGCACGCCCGCGAGCTCGGCCGCCTCCGAGGCGCGATGGTCCTCGTGGTCCGGCCGGGCCGGGTCGAGGACGCGCGGTCGTACGAGGAACTTGCCACCACCGAGCCTGCCGGCCCGCCGCGCGACGACCTCGGACTGGACGACGCCGCGTGGATGCTTTACACCTCCGGGACCACCGGCCGGCCCAAGGGGGTTGTGCTCACGCAGCGCGGCTGCCTGTGGGTGGTGGCCGCGTGCTGGGCCCCGATCGCCGGAATGTCCGAACAGGACCGGGTGCTGTGTCCCTTGCCGTTGTTCCATTCCTACGCGCTGGTCCTGTGCGTGCTGGGAGTGTTCGCGACGGGCGCGACCGAACGCATCCTGCCCAGGTTCTCGCCCGGCCGGGTGCTCGATTTGCTGGCCACGGAGGACTTCACCATCCTGCCCGGAGTGCCGACCATGTTCCAGTACCTCGTGCACTCCGCCCGGGAACGCACGGTCGATGCCGAAGGACTGCGGCTGTGCCTGTCCGCCGGGGCGATCCTGCCCGCTGCCCTGAACGCCGAATTCGAGCAGGTGTTCGGAGTCAAGCTGCTGGAGGGCTACGGCATCACCGAGACCTCGACGATGGTCACCATGAACACCCCCGACGGCGGGCGCGTGCTCGGCTCGTGCGGGCTGCCGATGCCGGGGATCGGGGTGCGCCTGGTGGACCCGGTGAGCGGTCGCGATGTCGGCGTGGGCGAAGAAGGCGAGCTGTGGGTCAGCGGACCGAATGTGATGCGCGGCTATCACAACCTCGACGAGGCCACCGCCGAAGTGCTCCAGGACGGCTGGTACCGGACCGGAGACTTGGGCAGGCGCGATGCCAACGGCTTCCTGACCATCAGCGGCCGGACCAAGGAGCTCATCATCCGGGGCGGGGAGAATATCTACCCGGCCGAGGTCGAAGCCGTGCTGCTCAAAGCGGACGAAGTCCGCGATGCCGCCGTGGTGGCGCGTGAGCACCCCGATCTCGGCGAGGTGCCGGTGGCGTTCGTCGTCCCGGAAGAGCCGGGAAAGCTGGACGTCGACGCGCTCTTGGGCCGATGCGCCCGCGAGCTGTCGAAGTTCAAGGTCCCGGCAGACGTCTTCGAGATCGAGTCGATCCCGCGCACAGGCTCGGGCAAGATCATGCGGTTCCTTCTGCGGAAGCAGTTGCCGACGCCGGCCGGCTGA
- a CDS encoding TetR/AcrR family transcriptional regulator → MVSSKTSAGRSETKATVSPGAVREAALTLFAERGYHGTALSQIADALGIRTPSLYNHMKSKQDLLRDIIADTTEQVWADYEQAVHGVGDVVERLRRAARVYALRHATHRREAIIVNRDVDSLEEPVRSEVLELRRRHACAIRDLIEEGVREGRFTEPEPTLAAFGILEMCVSIARWFREDGPQSAEAVAETYSRYALRVAGLS, encoded by the coding sequence ATGGTGAGTTCAAAGACGTCGGCGGGGCGAAGCGAGACCAAGGCGACCGTGAGCCCGGGTGCGGTTCGGGAGGCCGCGCTGACGTTGTTCGCCGAGCGGGGGTACCACGGCACCGCACTGAGCCAGATCGCCGATGCCTTGGGCATCCGCACGCCGAGCCTCTACAACCACATGAAGTCGAAGCAGGACCTGCTGCGGGACATCATCGCCGACACCACCGAGCAGGTGTGGGCGGACTACGAGCAGGCGGTGCACGGCGTCGGTGACGTGGTGGAACGGCTGCGTCGGGCCGCGCGTGTCTATGCGTTGCGGCACGCCACCCACCGTCGTGAGGCGATCATCGTCAACCGCGACGTCGACAGCTTGGAAGAACCAGTGCGCTCGGAGGTGCTCGAGCTGCGCCGCCGCCATGCCTGTGCCATCCGCGACCTCATCGAGGAGGGCGTCCGCGAAGGCCGGTTCACAGAACCGGAGCCCACCTTGGCCGCATTCGGCATCCTCGAAATGTGCGTGAGCATCGCCCGGTGGTTCCGGGAGGACGGCCCGCAGTCGGCCGAAGCCGTCGCCGAAACCTACAGCCGCTATGCGCTCCGCGTCGCCGGCCTGAGCTGA
- a CDS encoding helix-turn-helix domain-containing protein, translating to MVARNPVREVVSYVQDNTSEPLTVTDMAERVSLSPSAFSHLFCEVTGKSPYQFAKEMRLNRARDLLIGGTLSVTQAHDSGRPRAYSDLRPAGIGRIAQAGLLDQCAQHIVG from the coding sequence GTGGTGGCGCGCAACCCGGTTAGAGAGGTCGTCTCCTACGTGCAGGACAACACGTCCGAGCCGCTGACGGTAACCGATATGGCGGAACGGGTTTCGCTCAGCCCGTCGGCGTTTTCGCACCTCTTCTGTGAGGTGACGGGGAAATCGCCGTACCAGTTCGCGAAGGAGATGCGGCTCAACCGCGCCCGTGACCTGTTGATCGGAGGAACGCTGAGTGTCACGCAGGCTCACGATTCGGGGCGACCCCGCGCGTATTCCGATCTTCGCCCCGCCGGAATTGGACGCATCGCCCAAGCCGGGCTGCTCGATCAGTGCGCACAGCACATCGTCGGCTGA